The bacterium genome includes a region encoding these proteins:
- a CDS encoding homoserine dehydrogenase, which yields MDPVKVGIIGLGTIGCGTIRILQENGDILAERLGASIEVVRIADLDLDRPRDIKLDPAVLTTDARSVIDDPDVQIVVELIGGIEPARTFILDSLDKGKHVITANKALLSEHWQELVERAEEKGVSLLYEGSVAGGIPLVRTIKAGLVANRIRSVTGIINGTCNYILSRMSAEKCPYGEILAEAMEMGYAEADPAMDVDGIDAAQKLSILVNLCFNTPVSWKDLPCQGITGVTPLDLEMAEEFGYRVKLLASAKMKGGSLEAWVHPALVPEGHPLAPVDNVFNAVYIEDDNMGPSLYYGRGAGALPTGSAVVADIVSCARDLLSGAVGRVPVGGSRLGVRGEKPCRLAADTVSEYYVRISAKDQPGVLSAISGILGEEGISISSVIQRGRQMEEGGDVPLVMIVHGAPYSRMTRALARIDGLDVTLAKSFLMRILPEGEWI from the coding sequence ATGGACCCTGTTAAGGTCGGAATCATCGGTCTGGGTACCATCGGATGCGGAACGATCCGGATCCTTCAGGAAAACGGGGACATCCTGGCCGAACGGCTCGGCGCCTCCATCGAGGTCGTCAGGATCGCTGACCTCGATCTCGATCGCCCCCGGGATATTAAACTTGACCCGGCTGTCCTCACCACCGACGCCCGGTCCGTTATTGATGATCCCGATGTCCAGATCGTCGTTGAACTCATCGGCGGTATCGAACCGGCCCGCACCTTCATCCTCGATTCCCTGGATAAGGGCAAGCACGTGATCACGGCCAACAAGGCCCTTCTGTCCGAACACTGGCAGGAACTGGTGGAAAGGGCCGAGGAGAAGGGCGTCTCTTTGCTGTACGAGGGAAGTGTCGCCGGCGGGATCCCCCTGGTGAGAACCATAAAGGCGGGGCTCGTGGCCAACCGGATCCGTTCGGTGACCGGGATCATCAACGGGACCTGCAACTATATCCTGTCCAGGATGTCCGCGGAAAAGTGCCCCTACGGGGAGATCCTCGCTGAGGCCATGGAGATGGGTTACGCGGAAGCGGACCCGGCCATGGACGTGGACGGGATCGACGCCGCCCAGAAACTGTCCATCCTGGTGAACCTGTGTTTCAACACGCCGGTCTCCTGGAAGGACCTGCCCTGCCAGGGGATCACCGGGGTGACCCCACTGGACCTGGAAATGGCCGAGGAGTTCGGTTACAGGGTCAAACTGCTGGCATCGGCAAAGATGAAGGGCGGGTCTCTGGAGGCGTGGGTCCACCCGGCCCTTGTACCCGAGGGACACCCCCTGGCGCCGGTGGACAACGTGTTTAACGCCGTGTACATCGAAGATGACAACATGGGGCCGTCCCTGTATTACGGACGCGGCGCCGGGGCCCTGCCCACCGGCAGCGCCGTTGTCGCGGACATCGTTTCGTGTGCCCGGGACCTCCTTTCCGGTGCGGTAGGAAGGGTTCCTGTCGGCGGAAGCCGGTTGGGGGTCCGCGGCGAAAAACCGTGCCGGCTGGCCGCCGACACCGTGAGCGAGTATTATGTAAGGATCTCGGCCAAAGATCAGCCGGGCGTGCTTTCGGCCATATCGGGGATCCTCGGGGAAGAGGGCATCAGCATCAGCTCGGTGATCCAGAGAGGGCGCCAGATGGAGGAGGGGGGCGACGTCCCCTTGGTCATGATCGTTCACGGGGCCCCCTATTCCAGGATGACCCGGGCCCTTGCCCGCATCGACGGCCTGGATGTCACGCTGGCAAAGAGCTTTCTCATGAGGATCCTGCCGGAAGGAGAGTGGATTTGA
- the leuB gene encoding 3-isopropylmalate dehydrogenase, with amino-acid sequence MAAEKKRFDILVLPGDGIGPEVTAEAVKVLETVSRKYGLTFVMSEALAGGAAIDSEGAPISLDTLDRARNSDAVLLGAVGGPRWDGLPTEKRPEKGLLQLRGSLDLFANLRPARVFGPLVSASTLRPEVLRGIDLLVVRELVSGIYFGEPRGIDATPGGRVGYNTMRYTEAEIERVARVAFENARQRRRKVTSVDKANVLEVSGLWREVVIEVARDYPDIELDHQYVDNCAMQLIRNPAQFDVIVTGNLFGDILSDEAAMLTGSIGMLPSASVGGDAALYEPVHGSAPDIAGQGKANPLATILSVAMMLQISCGAPEAADSVRKAVEMVLDEGSRTSDIAGVGEKAISCGWMGDRVVERLEEMQ; translated from the coding sequence ATGGCGGCTGAGAAGAAGCGGTTCGACATCCTGGTCCTCCCCGGGGACGGCATCGGGCCCGAGGTGACGGCCGAAGCCGTCAAGGTCCTTGAAACCGTGTCCCGAAAGTACGGATTGACCTTCGTCATGAGCGAGGCCCTGGCCGGCGGCGCCGCCATCGATTCGGAGGGCGCGCCCATCAGCCTGGACACCCTGGACCGGGCCAGGAACTCCGACGCGGTTCTCCTGGGTGCGGTGGGCGGACCCCGGTGGGACGGCCTCCCAACCGAAAAGAGGCCCGAAAAGGGACTCCTGCAGCTCAGGGGCTCCCTGGACCTTTTCGCCAACCTGAGACCGGCCCGGGTCTTCGGTCCCCTGGTGTCCGCCTCCACCCTCAGGCCGGAGGTTTTGAGGGGGATCGATCTCCTCGTTGTCAGGGAACTGGTGTCCGGGATCTATTTCGGAGAGCCGAGGGGGATCGATGCGACGCCCGGGGGCAGGGTCGGCTACAACACCATGAGGTATACGGAGGCCGAGATCGAAAGGGTGGCCCGTGTCGCTTTCGAGAACGCAAGGCAAAGACGGCGGAAGGTCACGTCCGTGGACAAGGCCAACGTCCTTGAGGTGTCGGGCCTCTGGCGGGAAGTGGTCATTGAAGTGGCCCGGGACTATCCGGACATCGAGCTTGATCACCAGTACGTGGACAACTGCGCCATGCAGCTTATCCGCAACCCGGCCCAGTTCGACGTCATCGTCACCGGCAACCTGTTCGGGGACATCCTGTCCGACGAGGCGGCCATGCTCACGGGATCTATCGGCATGCTTCCGTCCGCAAGCGTCGGAGGCGACGCGGCCCTGTACGAGCCTGTGCACGGGAGCGCTCCCGACATCGCCGGACAGGGGAAAGCCAACCCCCTGGCCACGATTCTTTCCGTGGCCATGATGCTTCAGATCAGCTGCGGCGCCCCCGAGGCTGCCGACTCTGTTCGCAAGGCAGTGGAGATGGTCCTGGATGAAGGTTCCCGGACAAGTGACATCGCCGGGGTGGGTGAGAAGGCCATCTCCTGCGGTTGGATGGGTGATCGCGTCGTCGAGCGGCTGGAGGAGATGCAGTGA
- a CDS encoding cofactor-independent phosphoglycerate mutase, which yields MSPPVKHIVLLGDGMADRPIPELDGRTPLMAAATPNMDRIAANGVLGTVRTIPDGMALGSDVANLSVLGYDPAAVYTGRSPIEAAGMGVALGPADVAFRCNLVTLAKKGGAGRLDTRISGAVTPDLVMKDFAAGHPSDEEAIAVVRDLERELGGDGIEFFPGVSYRHLMVWRDGLDDMEVAPPHDLTDKRLAEGWFEGKASGKVLGLMERAVSLLADHPVNAARLAAGRDPVNAIWLWGQGFRPKMAPFRETYGLAGAMITAVDLLRGLAACIGFEVIDVPGATGYLDTDYEGKAAAALEALERVDIVYLHVEAPDEAGHGGKLAEKLMALEDFDSRIVGPVLKGLEKLGPHRVLLTPDHATPLEIKTHSGEPVPFAVLDPARSAGSGRAYDEENAAATGLHIESGHELMGRFVRGEF from the coding sequence TTGAGCCCTCCGGTCAAACATATCGTCCTGCTGGGGGACGGCATGGCGGACAGGCCCATCCCTGAACTTGACGGGCGCACCCCCCTCATGGCCGCGGCGACGCCGAACATGGACCGCATTGCCGCCAACGGTGTCCTGGGAACGGTCAGGACCATCCCGGACGGGATGGCCCTTGGATCGGACGTGGCCAACCTGTCGGTGCTCGGTTACGATCCCGCCGCTGTTTATACCGGACGGTCACCCATCGAGGCTGCCGGCATGGGGGTCGCTCTCGGGCCGGCGGACGTGGCGTTCCGGTGCAACCTGGTGACCCTGGCGAAGAAGGGGGGCGCGGGGCGGCTCGACACCCGCATATCGGGGGCCGTGACGCCTGACCTCGTCATGAAGGACTTTGCCGCCGGCCATCCGTCCGACGAGGAAGCAATAGCTGTCGTCCGCGATCTGGAGAGGGAACTCGGGGGTGACGGGATCGAGTTTTTCCCGGGTGTGTCCTACCGGCACCTCATGGTCTGGCGGGACGGCCTGGACGATATGGAGGTCGCCCCGCCCCACGATCTCACCGACAAGCGGCTTGCCGAGGGCTGGTTCGAGGGCAAGGCCTCCGGAAAGGTCCTCGGGCTCATGGAAAGGGCGGTAAGCCTGCTGGCCGATCACCCGGTAAATGCCGCGCGCCTCGCGGCAGGCAGGGATCCCGTCAACGCCATATGGCTCTGGGGACAGGGGTTCAGGCCGAAGATGGCCCCTTTCAGGGAAACCTACGGCCTTGCCGGCGCCATGATTACGGCGGTGGACCTTCTGCGGGGACTTGCGGCCTGCATCGGCTTCGAGGTCATCGACGTCCCCGGGGCCACGGGGTACCTGGACACCGATTACGAGGGGAAAGCGGCAGCCGCCCTCGAGGCGCTGGAAAGGGTGGACATCGTCTACCTCCACGTGGAGGCCCCGGACGAGGCCGGTCACGGCGGGAAGCTTGCCGAAAAGTTAATGGCCCTGGAGGATTTCGACAGCCGGATCGTCGGCCCCGTGCTGAAAGGGCTCGAGAAGCTCGGACCGCACAGGGTCCTGCTCACGCCGGACCACGCCACGCCCCTCGAGATCAAGACCCACTCCGGGGAGCCTGTGCCGTTCGCGGTCCTGGATCCCGCCCGGAGCGCCGGTTCGGGCCGGGCGTACGACGAGGAGAACGCGGCCGCCACCGGACTGCACATCGAGTCCGGCCATGAACTCATGGGGCGGTTCGTGAGAGGAGAGTTTTAG
- a CDS encoding aspartate kinase, protein MALVVQKFGGTSVGDVDRIRHVASIVKRTADAGNDVVVVVSAMAGETNRLVDLCEKLMEQPDPREYDVVVSTGEQVTIGLLSMALKTMGKEAVSMMGFQIPIYTDEVHAKARISKIDGQKVRDELKKGKIVVVPGFQGITGKGDVTTLGRGGSDTSAVAVAAALKADSCEIYTDVEGIYTADPNVVIDARKIGKISYDEMLEMASQGAKVLQIRSVEFAKKYNVPLHVRSTFTETEGTWVTKEDSDMEKVMVSGVTCDKNEAKISIRRVPDRPGIAAAIFGPIAAASINVDMIIQNISTDGFTDLTFTVPRNDLKQALGIIDTVKGEIGFDEVLFEEKVAKVAVIGNGMRSHSGVASKMFQALAAEGINIMMISTSEIKVSCVVDRKYAELAVRVLHDAFDLAGETV, encoded by the coding sequence ATGGCTCTAGTTGTCCAGAAGTTCGGCGGCACCTCCGTGGGGGATGTCGACAGGATCAGGCATGTGGCGTCCATCGTCAAACGAACGGCGGACGCGGGCAACGACGTGGTCGTCGTCGTTTCCGCCATGGCCGGCGAGACCAACAGGCTCGTGGACCTGTGCGAGAAGCTCATGGAGCAGCCCGATCCAAGGGAGTACGACGTGGTGGTCTCCACCGGTGAGCAGGTCACGATCGGCCTTCTCTCCATGGCCCTCAAGACCATGGGGAAGGAAGCCGTTTCCATGATGGGTTTTCAGATCCCCATCTACACCGACGAGGTCCACGCCAAGGCCAGGATCAGCAAGATCGACGGTCAGAAGGTCAGGGATGAACTGAAAAAGGGGAAAATTGTCGTCGTGCCCGGTTTCCAGGGGATCACCGGCAAGGGGGATGTCACTACCCTCGGCAGAGGAGGATCGGATACCTCTGCCGTGGCCGTGGCCGCTGCCCTCAAGGCGGATTCCTGCGAGATCTACACCGACGTCGAAGGGATCTACACGGCCGATCCCAACGTGGTGATCGACGCCCGGAAGATCGGCAAGATCTCCTACGACGAGATGCTGGAGATGGCCAGCCAGGGCGCCAAGGTGCTCCAGATCCGTTCAGTCGAGTTCGCCAAAAAATACAATGTTCCACTCCACGTCCGCTCCACCTTCACGGAAACGGAGGGCACCTGGGTGACCAAGGAGGATTCTGATATGGAAAAGGTAATGGTATCGGGTGTGACCTGTGACAAGAACGAGGCGAAGATCTCCATCCGGAGGGTCCCCGACAGGCCCGGGATCGCCGCCGCGATCTTCGGCCCGATCGCCGCGGCCAGCATCAACGTCGACATGATCATCCAGAACATCAGCACCGACGGTTTCACCGACCTGACGTTCACCGTCCCCCGCAACGACCTGAAACAGGCCCTCGGCATCATCGATACCGTCAAGGGTGAGATCGGTTTCGACGAGGTCCTTTTCGAGGAGAAGGTGGCCAAGGTGGCTGTTATCGGTAACGGTATGCGAAGCCACTCCGGAGTCGCTTCCAAGATGTTCCAGGCCCTGGCCGCCGAGGGGATCAACATCATGATGATCAGCACGTCGGAGATCAAGGTTTCGTGCGTCGTCGATAGAAAATACGCGGAACTTGCCGTGCGTGTCCTCCACGATGCCTTCGACCTCGCGGGTGAGACAGTCTGA
- the leuC gene encoding 3-isopropylmalate dehydratase large subunit produces the protein MGQTITQKILAAHCGRDEVHPGEIVMADVDLALGNDITAPISIRILREKGIRKVFDKDRIALVPDHFAPNKDIASAQQCKELREFARDFDITHYFELGEMGVEHALLPEKGLVIPGDLVVGADSHTCTYGALGAFSMGVGSTDLAGAMISGKAWFKVPAAMKFVIRGALRSWVGGKDLILYIIGKIGVDGALYRSMEFTGDTIRALPMPDRLTMCNMAIEAGAKNGIIEPDAITEQYVRERASREWKLYQSDPDAEYVEVVEIDAAEVDLQVAFPHLPENARPVGEGKGIAIDQVVVGSCTNGRLEDLKAAAGVLKGHKVAPGVRMIVIPATPLIYRQALEEGLFDIFLSAGAVISPPTCGPCLGGHMGILAEGERAVATTNRNFVGRMGHPKSEVYLAGPAVAAASAITGTISSPEDL, from the coding sequence ATGGGACAGACAATAACCCAGAAGATCCTCGCCGCCCACTGCGGGCGGGACGAGGTCCATCCCGGCGAGATCGTCATGGCCGACGTGGATCTCGCCCTGGGGAACGACATCACTGCCCCCATCTCCATCAGGATCCTCAGGGAGAAGGGGATCCGGAAGGTGTTCGACAAGGACAGGATCGCCCTCGTCCCGGACCATTTCGCCCCCAACAAGGATATCGCCTCGGCGCAGCAGTGCAAGGAACTGCGTGAATTTGCCAGGGATTTCGACATCACCCATTACTTCGAGCTCGGCGAGATGGGAGTGGAGCACGCCCTCCTGCCCGAAAAGGGGCTGGTGATCCCGGGCGACCTTGTCGTCGGGGCCGACAGCCACACCTGCACCTACGGCGCCCTGGGAGCATTCTCCATGGGAGTGGGAAGCACCGACCTCGCCGGGGCCATGATCAGCGGCAAGGCCTGGTTCAAGGTCCCCGCCGCCATGAAGTTCGTCATCCGGGGCGCGCTCAGGTCGTGGGTGGGCGGCAAGGACCTCATCCTCTATATCATCGGGAAGATCGGTGTTGACGGAGCCCTGTACCGCTCCATGGAGTTCACCGGCGATACGATCCGCGCCCTTCCCATGCCTGACCGCCTGACCATGTGCAACATGGCCATCGAGGCCGGCGCCAAGAACGGTATCATCGAGCCCGACGCGATCACCGAGCAGTACGTGAGGGAGCGGGCCTCCAGGGAATGGAAACTCTATCAATCCGATCCGGATGCCGAGTATGTCGAAGTCGTGGAGATCGATGCCGCCGAAGTGGACCTCCAGGTGGCTTTCCCCCATCTTCCGGAAAACGCGCGGCCGGTGGGGGAGGGGAAGGGCATCGCCATCGACCAGGTCGTGGTGGGGTCGTGCACCAACGGCCGCCTGGAGGACCTTAAGGCCGCGGCCGGCGTCCTCAAGGGACACAAGGTGGCACCCGGTGTGCGCATGATCGTGATCCCGGCCACACCCCTTATCTATCGTCAGGCCCTCGAAGAAGGTCTCTTCGACATATTCCTGTCCGCCGGGGCGGTGATCAGTCCGCCCACCTGCGGACCGTGCCTGGGCGGACACATGGGCATCCTCGCAGAGGGAGAGCGGGCGGTGGCCACCACCAACCGCAACTTCGTCGGCAGGATGGGACATCCGAAGAGCGAGGTGTACCTGGCCGGTCCGGCCGTCGCGGCAGCTTCAGCCATCACTGGCACCATCAGTTCACCGGAAGATTTATAG
- a CDS encoding 3-isopropylmalate dehydratase small subunit: MSKPNILSGKAWRFGDDVDTDAIIPARYLNTSDPDELASHCMEDADPRFMAKMSPGDVMVGGKNFGCGSSREHAPIAIKAAGISCVIAGSFARIFYRNAFNMGLPIFESEGAARGIDTGDEVEVNPATGVIRNVTKGHQYQAEAYPPFMVDLIEAGGLIPYLLEGKHHGG, from the coding sequence ATGAGCAAACCAAACATACTAAGTGGAAAGGCATGGCGTTTCGGGGACGACGTGGACACCGATGCCATCATACCGGCCAGGTACCTCAACACCTCCGATCCCGATGAACTGGCCTCCCACTGCATGGAGGACGCCGATCCCCGGTTCATGGCGAAGATGTCGCCCGGGGACGTGATGGTGGGCGGCAAGAATTTCGGGTGCGGCTCCTCCCGTGAGCACGCCCCCATCGCCATCAAGGCCGCCGGGATCTCCTGTGTCATCGCGGGGTCTTTCGCCCGGATCTTCTACAGGAACGCCTTCAACATGGGCCTGCCCATTTTCGAATCCGAGGGGGCGGCCAGGGGGATCGACACGGGGGACGAAGTCGAGGTGAACCCGGCCACCGGTGTCATCCGGAACGTGACAAAGGGCCATCAGTACCAGGCGGAGGCCTATCCACCCTTCATGGTGGATCTTATCGAGGCGGGGGGGCTCATCCCCTACCTCCTGGAAGGAAAACACCATGGCGGCTGA